CAGGAAGCGGGCCTTTGCAAGGAACACGGGGTGCTTGAAGCTCTCTGCACCAAGTGCAATCCGAAGCTCGCCCCCATCTTCCAGGCCAAGGGAGACTGGTGTGCCGAGCATGACTTACCCGAGTCGGTCTGCCCAATCTGCCACCCCGAGCGGGGCGGGCGGCCGGCTGTGGACGTCGCCGGCGATGACGCTCCACCTGACGGGACCAAGGTGATACTCAAGGGCAAAAACACTGACCGTCTGGCCGGGATTGAAACCACAAAAGCAGTAGCCGGCCGGGGTATGGCTGAGATTATAGCCCCGGTCGTCATCAGGTACGATGCCACCAGAGTCGCCCAGGTGACAGCCCGCGCTCCGGGGATGGTCAGGGGGGTATCGGCTGACATTGGCTCCTGGGTGTCGGCGGGATCAGTACTTGCCGTCATTGAAAGTGCCGCAGTGAGCAGTGACCAGTCGCGACTCACTGCGGCACGTTCCAGGATGCAGACGGCAGAGGCAAGCTACCGTCGTGAGGCGGAACTGGAGAAAAAAGGGATTTCTTCCAGGAAGGAAGTTCAAGCCGCCCAACAATCTCTTGACGAAGCAACCGCCGAGCTTGAGTCGCTGCAGGCATCGCTGCGCGGAGTGGGCGCCACTACCGGCAATAACGGCCGCTACTCGGTAACAGCGCCCATCTCCGGGGTAATCACCCAACGCACCGTCTCTCTTGATCGCTATGTGGAGTCCCAGACGCCGCTCTTCGAGATCGTGGATACGTCATCAATGTGGGCGGAGATTGCCCTGCCCGAAGCAGAGCTCGGAACCGTAAAAACCGGGACAGGCGTCGTCATTATCATGGATGGACTCGCTGGACGCGAGTTTCGCGGCGCCATCGCGCATATCGCGCCGTTGATCGATCCCCAGACGCGGACTGCAACGGCACGAGTTCGGCTCGCAAATCCCGAGGGACTCCTCAGGGCCAACATGTATGGCCAGGCACGCATCTCCGTCGGAGATTCCCGGTCGTCGTCGGCTGTGCCCCGAGACGCCATCCAGAGGGCAAAGTCCGTGAAACTTGTCTTCGTTAGACTGGCGCCCAACGAATACGAAGCCCGACGGGTACAGGTGGCCTCAGGCAGCAGCAATGGCGACCTGGTGGAGATTGCCTCGGGGGTCGAGGTTGGCGAGGAGATTGTTGTGGCCGGCAGTTTCCTGCTCAAAACGGAAACACTCAAGGACTCCATCGGCGCCGGCTGTTGCGAAGTGGACAATAAATAGTTTCCATCCGGAGTTTCCGGATGGAAACTAAATAGCAATCTGACAGGGAGATGTAATGCTGAATAAAATCATCCATTGGTCACTCAACCACCGGCTGGTGGTCATCGTTGCCTGGTCCGTGGTTGCTGTTCTCGGGATACTTGCAGTTCTACGGCTGCCCCTGGACGCCTTCCCGGATACGACCCCGATTCAGGTCCAGGTGAACACCGTGGCCCCGGCTCTCTCGCCGCTGGAGATTGAGCGCCAGGTTTCGGCGCCCCTGGAACAGGCGATTTCGGGGCTGCCAAAACTCAAGGAAGTCCGATCCACCTCCCGTTTCGGCATGTCCCAGGTAACGGTGATCTTCGAAGATGGGACCGACATCTACCTTTCCCGCCAAGTGGTCATGGAGCGGGTCCAGGGCGTTGCGCTTCCTTCCGGAATCGAAAAACCTCAACTCGGGCCGGTGGCTACAGGACTCGGGGAGGTCTTTCACTACCTGCTTATTGCCAAGGACAAGTCTCTTGCCGAGCTCCGGACGCTGCATGACTGGGTGGTGAAGCCCCAGATGCGCTCGGTGGCCGGGGTGGCGGAGGTGAACACCTGGGGCGGTGACGTGCGGCGCTTCGAGATCGTCGTTGATCCGGAGGTGCTGGCCAGGCGCGGCCTGACCATGGATCTGCTGATAGAGGCTGTCGAACGGAACAACGCCAACGTGGGCGGGGGCACCATCGACCAGGCGGGTGAGTCGAGCCTGGTACAGGGGGTTGCCATCGTTACGACGCCAGCGGATATTGAAGGTATCGTTATTGCCGCCAAGGAAGGGGTCCCCGTTCGGGTGGCGGATGTGGCCCGGGTGGTGGAGGGGCGTGAAATCCGTCGCGGCGCGGTGACGGCCGATGGCAAGGGCGAGGCAGTCCTCGGCCTCGGTTTCATGCTCATGGGTGAGAACAGCCACGATGTCACGACCCGGCTCAAGGCCCGTTTGGAGGAGGTCAAGAAGACCCTGCCCAAGGGGGCGGAGGTTGCTACCGCTTACGACCGGACTTCGCTGGTGGACAAGGTACTCCATACCGTGGAGAAGAACCTCTTCGAGGGGGCGATCCTCGTCGTCGCCGTTATCTTCGTCTTTCTGGGAAATATCCGCGCCGGGCTGATCGTTGCCCTGGCCATCCCGCTCTCCATGCTGTTCGCCTTCGACCTGATGCTTCGCTTCGGTATCGCCGGGAGTTTGATGAGTCTCGGGGCCATCGACTTCGGCCTGATCGTGGACAGCTCGGTAATCATGATCGAGAACGCGGAGCGCCGTCTCGCCGGAGACAAGAGCGACCGGAGCATCATTGACGTGGTGCGCGAAGCGGCCATCGAGGTCCGTAAACCGACCATGTTCGGCGAACTGATCATCATGATCGTCTACCTGCCGATTCTGGCTCTGGAAGGGGTAGAGGGCAAACTCTTCCGCCCCATGGCCCTGACCGTCATTTTCGCGCTCTTAGGCTCCATGGCCATGTCGCTGACCCTCATGCCGGTGCTGGCCGGCTTCAGCCTCAAGCGCAAAAAAGAGGACCAGGAACCCTGGCTCGTCCGCAGGCTCAAAGATATCTATCGCCCGATCCTGGGCTTTGCCTTGCGCCGGCGCACAGCCGTACTTGCCATCGCTTTCGGCAGTCTCTGTATTGCCGGCATTCTCGCGACCCGGCTCGGCTCGGAATTTGTGCCGCGCCTGATGGAAGGGTCCATCGTCATCAACACTGTTCGCCTTGCCAGCGTGTCACTGGATGAGTCCGTGCGCTACGGCACCCGCCTTGAGCGGGCATTGCTGGATAAATTTCCGAACGAGATCGAACGGATCTGGACCCGCACCGGCAGCGCCGAAATTGCCACCGATCCAATGGGGGTGGAGCTCTCCGACATCTTCATAACTCTCAAGCCGAGGGAAAAATGGCAGCGTGCCCGCACCCAGGAAAAACTGGTTGCGGTCATGGAGAAGGAGCTGAAAGTCATGCCGGGCATGCGAATGATCTTTACCCAGCCGATTGAGATGCGGGTAAACGAAATGATTGCCGGCATACGCTCCGATGTGGGGATCAAAATCTTCGGAGATGATTTCGAAATCCTGAAGACCAAGGCAAAAGAAGTCGAAAAATTGGTCAGGAAAGTATCCGGAGCCGCCGATGTGAGCGTGGAGCAGGTTACCGGCCAGCCTTTGCTGCAGGTTGAAGTGGACCGAAACGCCGTTGCCCGCCATGGCATTCATGCGAGAGAGGTCCTTGAGATCATTGAAGCCCTCGGTGGCAGGGAGGTCGGCATGTTGCAGGAAGGAGACCGGCGCTTCCCCATCGCGGTGCGCATTGCCGACAAGTATCGTTCAGAGACGGAGGATCTTGGCCGCATCCTGGTGACCACGGAGAGCGGGAAGCGCATCCCGCTGTCGCTGCTCACTAAAATCAAATCGTCTGAAGGACCATCCACCATCAACCGTGAATGGGGCAAGCGGCGGGTCGTCGTGCAGGCGAACGTGCGTGGCCGTGACGTGGGAAGCTTCGTGGCCGACATCAAGGAGTCAATCGAGCAAGAAGTCAAGCTCCCAAGCGGATACTACATCCGTTACGGCGGCCAGTTCGAGAACCTCCAACGCGCGCAGCAACGGCTGATGATCGTCATCCCGGTGGCTCTGGCCCTCATCTTTACGCTGCTCTATTTCACCTATGGGCGGGTCCTGGATGCTGCCCGGGTCTTCACCGGCGTACCCTTCGCCGCGGTCGGCGGCATCGTTGCCCTGTGGTTGCGGGGCATCCCCTTCAGCATCTCGGCTGGGGTCGGTTTTGTTGCTCTTTCGGGTGTTGCGGTCCTCGGCGATATGGTGCTGGTCTCCGCGGTGCGGGACCTGCTCGCCAAGGGGACACCGCTGATCGAAGCAATCCAGAAGGCGGCCGAACAGCGCCTTCGCCCGGTGCTCATGACCGCACTGGTCGCCAGTTTCGGCTTCATCCCCATGGCAATTAACACCGGCATAGGGGCCGAGGTGCAGAGGCCGCTCGCCACAGTCGTCATTGGCGGTGTTGTTTCCTCGACACTGCTTACCTTGCTCGTGCTTCCGGTATTATATGCCGTATTCGGCCGGGCAAAGGCAATCGACGGAGAACAGTAAACTGATTTAAGCGCTGATGCATTATCTGTTGGTAGCAGCTTACATCAATATGGCCAACACAACGGTCCAGCTGAATACCCAGGACCGCCTGCGCGGCCGCGTTATGAGACCGTACACCTTGGCCTTCGGCGGATTAACACCGTTCGGCAGTCTGTTTGCCAGCACCGTCACCCACTGGATCAAGGCGCCGCTCACCTTTGCCCTGGGCGGATTGATATGCGGGCCCGTTTTTCTGGTCGTGATAGTGAAGCGCAGGAACAGGATTGCGCGGGAACGAGATCGTTAACAAGCCAACACATTCTTTCCCTTTTTTCACTGCACAAACTATTTTTCTCTCCTGTGCTATTTCTTAAAAATATGCTATCATAATTGAATGCAGGATCAGGAAATCACCATACTTCGAGAGCTGATCATCATCCTCGCCGTCTCGCTTCCGATCACCTATCTCTTCCACCGCGCAAAACTGCCGGCGCTCGTGGGGTTCCTGATCACCGGCGTGCTCATCGGCCCTTACGGCGCCGCCATTATCACCGAGACCCGCGTCGTTGAACGGCTCGCTGATATCGGCGTTGTTCTGCTCCTGTTCACCGTCGGACTCGAGTTCTCGATCGCTGACATCATGAAATCGGGCCGCCAGTTCCTGATCGGCGGCGGCACCCAGGTTCTTTTGACGATCGCCGCGGTCACCGGCATTGCGCTCCTGTTCCACTATCCCCTGCCCCAGGCCTTGTTCTTCGGCTTTCTCGCATCGCTCAGCAGCACCGCGATCGTGCTCAAGATGTACTCTGACCGGTCGGATCTCGACACGACCCACGGCAGGCTTGCCACCGGCATTCTGCTGTTTCAGGACATTGCCGTCGTGCCCATGATGCTCATGCTGCCGGTCCTCGCCGAGTCAAGCGCACTCGGCGCGGTCACGCCGCTGTCCGTGCTTCTTTCCCTGGGCAAGGCCGTGCTGGGGCTGGTCGGCGTTTTTTTTGCGGCTCGCCAGGTTGTCCCCTTCCTGCTCCACCAGGTGATCCGGCTCAGGAATCGGGAGATGTTCTTCCTCCTCGTGGTGTTGCTGTGCCTGGGTACGGCGTGGATCACCTACAGTCTCGGCCTTTCGCTCGCCCTCGGCGCGTTCCTTGCGGGCCTCATCATTTCCGAATCAGAATACAGCCATCACATCGTGGTCGAGATCATGCCCTTCCGCGATTATTTCGCAAGCATCTTCTTTATCTCCATCGGCATGCTGCTCCAGACCGACTATTTCATGGCCCACTGGGTCCTACTCCTTGTCATGGCGCTCCTGCTCGTTCTTCTGAAATCCGGGCTGGTGGCCGTGACCGCGGCCATGCTGCGTTATCCGGTCCGGAGTTCCCTGCTCGCGGGACTCGGCCTGGCGCAGATCGGCGAATTTTCATTTCTGTTGGCGCAGCAGGGCCAGATAAGCGGCCTGATGGGTCAAGACATTTTCCAGATGTTCATCAACACCTCCATCCTGAGCATGCTCGCAACGCCCTTCCTCATCCAGGCGGGTCCGTGGATCACGGGACTGCTGCCGAACCTGGCCTCTGTACCGGGAGATAAAAGCGATGTTTGCACGCTCACCGGGCATACCATCATTGCGGGATATGGCTTGAACGGCAGAAACCTGTCCAGGACGCTCAAGGCCACTCACCTCCCCTATGTGGTGCTGGAAGTGAACGCCGATACCATCAGGAAGGCGCGTGATGCGGGGGAGTCCATCATCTACGGAGACATCACGAGAAGCGAAGTGCTGATGCGGGCGGGCGTTGACTGCGCCAAGGTGATCGTGTTCGCCATATCAGACTTTGCCGCAACCCGGATCGCCGTGCGCACGGTGCGCGAGCTCAACCCTTCGATATTCATTCTCATCCGTACGCGGTACGCTGCCGACGTCGACGAGCTCTACAAGCTCGGCGCAAATCAGGTGATCCCCGAGGAGTTCGAAACCTCGATCGAGATATTTTCGCGCGTGCTGCATGAATATCATGTCCCGAACAACGTCATCGCGAACCAGATCCAGCTCGTGCGGTTCGGAGGGTACAAGATGCTGCGCGGGTATTCCCTGGACCAGGAGAACCTCGGCCGCATTGCGGCGCTCTTCGCCGATGCGACGGTGGACCATGTCCAGCTGGATCCCGGATCGCCCGCCGTGGGCGGTACGCTCCGTGAGCTTGATCTCCGGAAGAATACCGGCGCCACGGTCATTGCCATCGCGCGGAACGGAGAAGCGAACACCAATCCGGGGCCTGACTTCACGTTGCAGCCCGATGATATTGTCGTGCTCATCGGCGGGCATAAGGAACTTGACGAGGCGATGAATCTCCTGACGCGGAAACAGCCGTGATCGTTCATTGCGAAGGACTGTCCGTGATTTTGAGAATTGCAGGGGTCTCTTCGCACTTTTTTTGATGCTACCGCCGAAGACCGCACAAAACAACAATATCTAAGATATAGTTGAACAGTATTCACCGATCCATGCGAGGAGAACGTTCCATGGCTGACACTCAAAAATCGGATACGAACTCAAATCAGCCGCTGTGCAACGGTGAGGACCTCACCGAGCGCAAGCAGCTGGAAAAGAAACTCCAGGAATCAGAGGGGAAGTACCGTACCCTGGTGGAGACGGCAGATGATGCCATAATAGTGACCGACTTGCAGGGGCGCCATCTCTTCGCGAACAGCGCGTACTACGCCAGCCTCGGCTATGCGGTCGGCGATGATCCGAATCCGGATGGCTTCAGCAACCTTCATCCGGATGACGCGGTAATGATGAAGAACAGAATGAGCGAATTGATCAATACGGGGAAGCTGCTCTCTGAATACCGCGTCCGTCATAAGGACGGCGGCTGGCGTTATCGTTCCACCCGGTCCACACTCATTCGTGATGATGAGGGCAGTCCCAATAGGTTGCTGGCTATTTGCCGCGACGTCACCGAACGCAAAGAGACAGAAATACTCCTTCAGCAGCAACGGTCGCAACTCGAAGAAGCGCAGAGAATCTCCCATGTCGGAAGCTGGGAACGTGACATCTCGACGAACGTCATAAGCTTGTCCGACGAAATGAAGCGCATATTCGGCATCAACCCCCGCGAAAAGAAGTTTACCTTCCAGATGCTGCTGGACATGATGCATCCCGATGACCGGGAACCCTTCCAAAAAGCCGTCAGAGAAGCCGTCTTCGGGAAAAAGCCGTACAGCACGGAGTACCGCATTGTCCACGGCGACGGCTCGACGCGATTCATCCATGCCCGCGGCGAGGCGCAATACGACGGCTTGGGAAAACCCGTGATCTTCCGGGGAATCGCCCAGGACATCACCGAACGCAAACAAGCGGAAGGGGCCTTGCGGGAAAGCCGGAAATTCCTGGAGACGGTCATCGAGGCGGCGCCCACCTGAGTGAAGCTGATCACTGCGGACGGGACTCTGCAGAGTATGAACCGCGCCGGACTCGACATGATCGAGGCTAATTCACTCGACCAGGTGCGGGGCCACTGTTTGTATCCACTGGTGTCCGAAGAACATCGCGAGGCCTTTCAGGCCCAGGTGCAGGATGTCTTCCAGGGCAAATCCGGCGCCCTTGAGTTCAAGATAATCGGCCTGAAGGGGAGACCTCGCTGGTTGTATAGTCATGCCGTGCCCCTGCGCAACGACAGGGGAGAGATCGTCTCCGCGCTTGCGGTAACCATCGATGTCAGCGAGCGCAAGTTAGCCGAGGAGGCGCTCCATGAGAGTGAACGGTCACTCAAGACCTTGATGAGCAATCTTCCGGGCATGGCTTACCGCTGCTGCAATGACCGGAACTGGGCCATGGAATACGTGAGCGAGGGCGCAGCCGGCCTGACAGGTTACCAGCCTGCGGACCTGATCGGGAACGCGAAGATCGCCTATAACGACCTGATCCGCCCCGACGATCAGAAGCTGGTGTGGGATGCTGTGCAGAAGGCCGTTGGATCGAGGGACAAATACACGCTGAACTACCGGATCCGCGGGGCCGACGGGCAGGAGCGATGGGTCTGGGAGCAGGGGCAGGGGGTTTTCTCGCCGGCGGGCTGCCTGCTTGCCCTGGAGGGGTTCATTATCGATGTTTCGGAGCGCCGCCTCCTTGAAGAAGAGCGGCTCAAGACCCAGAAGCTCGAGGCCATCGGCACGCTCGCCGGCGGGATCGCACATGACTTCAACAATCTCCTGCAGGGCGTGTTCGGCTACATCTCCCTCGCGAAACTGAACGCGGACCACAAGGAAAAGAGCGTCGAGGCGCTTGAACAGGCCGAGAAGGCTCTGCATATGTCGGTCAACCTAACCTCCCAGCTCCTTACCTTCTCAAAGGGGGGGAAACCGGTGAAGCAGCGGACCGACCTCCGGCCGGTGATCGAGAACGCGGTACGGTTCGCCCTGAGTGGCTCGCGCTCCGATCATATCCTCAACATCAGCGGAAATCTCTGGGCCGTTGACGCGGACAGCGGCCAGCTCGGGCAGGTGATCCAGAACATCGTGCTGAACGCCGATCAGGCAATGCCGGAGGGGGGCCGTGTGGAGATCACGGCTGAAAATGTCGAGGCCCCTGATAGCGATCTGCCGCAGGATTTGAAGGGCGGGCGTTACGTAAAAATATCCATCAAGGACAACGGGGTCGGCATTCCGGAACAATACCTCGTAAAGATTTTCGACCCCTATTTCACGACCAAGGAAAAAGGCAGCGGCCTGGGCCTTGCCACGTCCTATTCAATCGTCAAGAACCATAGCGGTTTAATCGACATACGATCACTGCCGGGCAAAGGCAGCACCTTTGTCGTCTATATTCCGGCGGCCGCGCCGGCCGCAACAAAACCAATTGTTGCTGTCGTTACCCGGCCCGTGCGCCGGGGCAGGATTCTGCTCATGGACGATGATGAAGTGGTCAGATCGGTCGCCGGTGAATTGATACACGCCCTCGGACATGACGTAGACTTCGCGGAGCACGGTGAAGCGGCCCTTTTCAAATATAAAACTGCGCGGAAAGCCGGCCATCCCTATGATATCGTCATTCTCGACCTCACGATCCGGGGCGGCATGGGCGGAATTGATACGATCCAGAAACTGCGGGCTATCGATCCCGACGTGAGGGCGGTCGTATCGAGCGGCTATTCGGATAATGCCATGGCAGCGGACTATCAGAAGCTCGGGTTCAGGTCGTTCCTGAAGAAGCCATATAATATCGAGGAACTGCGCGACACGCTGAATGCGTTGCTGACGTGAAGTCCGAAGTGCTTTGCGATGGGAATATAGTTGCGCTCCTCGGTCACCTCAAGTATAATGAAGCCCTGAATCAGTAGCTCCATCGTCAATTCTTCATTTTCAATTGCCTGTCAATACGGGAGAGGATGCCGATCTGGTGACGGCCCCGGACTTCAAATCCGCTGTTTCCTGGCTTTGGTCAGGAAAGGTGAGTTCGATTCTCATGCTCTCCCGCCATAAATAAAAAAACCCTCACGAAGTGATCCGTGAGGGTTTGTACGTCTATAAAGACAGCTTATTTCTTGTGACACTTGGCACAGGTTGCTTTATCCTTTACACTAAAAGCCTTGGTGCCGTTGTGGCATGCGCCGCAGGCTTTGCCGTCCTCCATGTCTTTCATGGAAATGACGTCAGCACCCTTCTTCATCGCGAAGAGCTTGGGGGACGTATGACAATCTTTGCAAACTAAGCCTTTCGCTTTATGTGCGGCACCGTCAAAAATGACTTTACCCGCTCCCTTGCCTTCGAATTCCACCGTCTTCATGCTGGCAAATACTGAAGCAACCATAGACAGCATCATTACAATTGCGAGGGCCAATACGAATAATTTCTTCATTTAGTTTCACCTCCTTCCGTGTTTAAAATATATACAAAGCAATCAAAGCAATCTGTTGCAGCGGCCGGTCATTGATTCGTCCCTCCATCACTCTCTTAGAAAAACGCCTTCGGACTCCGATACTCGTGACAGGCGACACAATCCGTTTTCGCCGATGCCTCGGTCACGATCCAGACATGCTGTTTGTGACAGTCCTGACACTTCATGTCAATCGCGAGGTGGACGTTGTGTTTTCCGATCTTCGGCACGCCCGTATGGCAGCGCAGGCAGTCTTCATTATGGGGCCGGACCCTGCCCGCCTCATGCGGTTTGTGGCACTCATAACAATAGAACTGCATAGGCGACTTTTCGTTCAAGCGAATCTTCTTGGCCTTCCGGATCGTAATGGCATCGGGCGTAAAGAACCGCACGTCAAGGGTGGCATCGTCCTTCAATTGCCTCTTAATGCTTTCATCGTTGCTGTGGCAATAGAGACATTTAAGGCGCCCGGGCTTAAGGTCCTTGCTCCGGTCAGTATGGCAGTTGAGACAGGCAAGACCGCCCATGCCCTCGCCATGCACCTGCCTGCCCATATGACACTTGGTACAGAATTTTTCCGTGGGCAGGAAGCGGTGGAGACCGCTCTTGTCGGCTTTTATCTCGCCGTGGCACTGCGTGCATTCGAGCTGTTCCATATACACGTGCTTGGCATGGAAGAGAGACTTATTGATCCTCGCCGCCTTGCCCTCGGTGTGGCACTGGTTGCAGTATTTCTGGCTCACGATGACATGCTCTTTATGACGCTCGGGCACCACGGTCGGACGCTTCAATACGAAGCTGAGCAGCAGTGAGTTCAGTTCAGCGACCGAGAGGTGATGGCAATCGTGACAGTTGAGCTGTTTGTGCTCGCTCTCCGCCCAGGTGTCGTATGCCGGTTGCATCAGGTGACACCCGACGCAGAACTTGGGATTATTCTGGGAAAAATCATAAAATCGATAAGCAACGTAACCGCCGCCCAATACAATGATCAGGAGCAGCGCGATAATAAGCAGTTTTGCCTTCAGGGAAATAGGTTCTTTGAGCCGCTCCGCGAGCTGATTGATCTTTTCTTTTGTCCAATCGAATAACTTCATGCACGCCTCAAATTATAATTAATAATCGCTAAAACTTGATTAGGATTTATAGCATAGGTCAAACCTGATGTCAATACTTTACCGTGCGCAAATTAAATAAATAAATTGTGGCGGTCTTCCTGCTATTAGCTTGACAGCCTATTGCAATTTTGTTAGTATTTTTTTCGACGCTATGACTGACTTATGAAAAAAATCCAACGTCGGGGTGGGCAGAGATGAAGCGGCGAAGATTCCTGAAAATTATTCTGACCTTTCTCGGATCACTTACTTTCTTTTCGTTCGCTTATTCCCTTGTAAAATTTCTCACGTCACTCCCGACAGCAAGAGCCGGCAATAAAAAGCTCGTCATCAGCAAAACCGATATTCCTTCCGGCAGCGCCAGAAACATCATTTACGGAAATGTACCTGTTGTCGTCATTAACCGGCCTGAGAGGGGATTCATCGCTTTTTCAAGAGTGTGCACCCATCTCGGTTGTTTAGTCGACTATAACGAGAGAAAACAGTTATTCCTCTGCCCCTGCCACGCAGGGATCTATGACATCGAGGGAAACGTAGTATCGGGACCGCCGCCGAAAGCGTTGAACATCATTCCGATCAGGATCGAAGGCGGGAACATAGTCTTAGGGTGATAATCATGTGGGTAAAAATCAAGAACTGGCTTGACATTCGAATCGGTTCGGACAGTCTCGTCCAGACAAAGGTGATCGAATACCGTATCCCGAAGAACATCAACATCTTTTATACCCTCGGATTTATTGCCGTCATTGCATACGTCATCGAGGCAGTGACCGGCATCCTCCTGCTTGTCTATTATATACCCCACCCCGACCACGCCTTCAGGAGTGTACAGGAGATCATGACCAGGGTCCCCTACGGCTGGCTGTTCAGAGAAATGCACGCCGTGGGCAGCAACCTCATGATCACGGTCATTCTCCTGCACATGATCGTCGTCTTCCTCATGGGAAATTATAAACAGCCCCGGGAATTGACCTGGCTTGGGGGGGGGCTGTTGCTCCTTTTCGTCATCATCTTCGGTCTCAGCGGCTATCTCCTCCCCTGGACTCAGCTCAGCTACTGGTCGACAACCGTCGTGACATCGATGCCGACGGCTTTTCCTCTTATCGGGGAACCCATCGCCCGGATCCTCAGAGGAGGAGACCACGTAACGGCGACAACTCTCAGCAGGTTCTTCGCTCTCCATGTGGCCATTTTACCGCCTATTTTCCTTACGCTGATCGGCATCCATCTGTTTCTCATCAACCGGACCGGCATCTCCGCAACACCTTTTGGAAAGGCCGATGAGGAAAAGCGGCCGATGACGGAATACAAGAGAAAAACGCACCCTGACGGAAATCCGTATTATCCTTATTTTTTCCGGAAACAAATGTTAATGATGATGGCATATTTCGCCGTCATGTTTTTCTTCATCAGTTTCCTGCCGTCCCTGATCTTCCCCGAAGAAGCG
This genomic window from Nitrospirota bacterium contains:
- a CDS encoding cytochrome bc complex cytochrome b subunit — translated: MWVKIKNWLDIRIGSDSLVQTKVIEYRIPKNINIFYTLGFIAVIAYVIEAVTGILLLVYYIPHPDHAFRSVQEIMTRVPYGWLFREMHAVGSNLMITVILLHMIVVFLMGNYKQPRELTWLGGGLLLLFVIIFGLSGYLLPWTQLSYWSTTVVTSMPTAFPLIGEPIARILRGGDHVTATTLSRFFALHVAILPPIFLTLIGIHLFLINRTGISATPFGKADEEKRPMTEYKRKTHPDGNPYYPYFFRKQMLMMMAYFAVMFFFISFLPSLIFPEEANMPADPFKTPPEIRPAWYLLAPYQVLKLIPNKFFGITLQAVLIIVFLIWPFLDTYKEKNIMKRPVLRGLFLILLTLWLIFLFWGRTS
- a CDS encoding PAS domain-containing protein; translated protein: MKLITADGTLQSMNRAGLDMIEANSLDQVRGHCLYPLVSEEHREAFQAQVQDVFQGKSGALEFKIIGLKGRPRWLYSHAVPLRNDRGEIVSALAVTIDVSERKLAEEALHESERSLKTLMSNLPGMAYRCCNDRNWAMEYVSEGAAGLTGYQPADLIGNAKIAYNDLIRPDDQKLVWDAVQKAVGSRDKYTLNYRIRGADGQERWVWEQGQGVFSPAGCLLALEGFIIDVSERRLLEEERLKTQKLEAIGTLAGGIAHDFNNLLQGVFGYISLAKLNADHKEKSVEALEQAEKALHMSVNLTSQLLTFSKGGKPVKQRTDLRPVIENAVRFALSGSRSDHILNISGNLWAVDADSGQLGQVIQNIVLNADQAMPEGGRVEITAENVEAPDSDLPQDLKGGRYVKISIKDNGVGIPEQYLVKIFDPYFTTKEKGSGLGLATSYSIVKNHSGLIDIRSLPGKGSTFVVYIPAAAPAATKPIVAVVTRPVRRGRILLMDDDEVVRSVAGELIHALGHDVDFAEHGEAALFKYKTARKAGHPYDIVILDLTIRGGMGGIDTIQKLRAIDPDVRAVVSSGYSDNAMAADYQKLGFRSFLKKPYNIEELRDTLNALLT
- a CDS encoding ubiquinol-cytochrome c reductase iron-sulfur subunit, yielding MKRRRFLKIILTFLGSLTFFSFAYSLVKFLTSLPTARAGNKKLVISKTDIPSGSARNIIYGNVPVVVINRPERGFIAFSRVCTHLGCLVDYNERKQLFLCPCHAGIYDIEGNVVSGPPPKALNIIPIRIEGGNIVLG
- a CDS encoding cytochrome c3 family protein; this translates as MKLFDWTKEKINQLAERLKEPISLKAKLLIIALLLIIVLGGGYVAYRFYDFSQNNPKFCVGCHLMQPAYDTWAESEHKQLNCHDCHHLSVAELNSLLLSFVLKRPTVVPERHKEHVIVSQKYCNQCHTEGKAARINKSLFHAKHVYMEQLECTQCHGEIKADKSGLHRFLPTEKFCTKCHMGRQVHGEGMGGLACLNCHTDRSKDLKPGRLKCLYCHSNDESIKRQLKDDATLDVRFFTPDAITIRKAKKIRLNEKSPMQFYCYECHKPHEAGRVRPHNEDCLRCHTGVPKIGKHNVHLAIDMKCQDCHKQHVWIVTEASAKTDCVACHEYRSPKAFF
- a CDS encoding cytochrome C, with the protein product MKKLFVLALAIVMMLSMVASVFASMKTVEFEGKGAGKVIFDGAAHKAKGLVCKDCHTSPKLFAMKKGADVISMKDMEDGKACGACHNGTKAFSVKDKATCAKCHKK